In Aerococcus loyolae, a genomic segment contains:
- a CDS encoding ArpU family phage packaging/lysis transcriptional regulator, translated as MLTPTELASFIIAHEEGVNIFPEVDENKTIAKVNDLLGNYDRLKRMSLYDGHLTANYRYSLEKKTQSTSDGGVGKVIERRERGREIINEIDNAIELVEPEYRQILKAKYFSKRLDFDIYSSLSISSSGYYQKLRKAKLQFTEAYKAGELLCFV; from the coding sequence GTGTTAACCCCCACTGAATTAGCTAGCTTTATTATAGCACACGAGGAGGGGGTAAACATATTTCCGGAAGTTGATGAGAATAAGACGATTGCTAAGGTGAACGATCTGTTAGGCAACTATGACCGCTTGAAGCGTATGAGCCTGTATGACGGCCATTTAACAGCAAATTACCGGTATTCTCTCGAGAAGAAAACCCAATCCACTAGTGATGGGGGAGTGGGCAAGGTAATTGAGCGCAGGGAGCGAGGGAGGGAGATTATAAATGAAATAGATAATGCTATTGAATTAGTTGAACCAGAGTATCGGCAAATATTAAAAGCCAAGTATTTTAGTAAGCGACTAGATTTTGATATTTATTCATCACTCAGTATATCTAGTAGTGGGTATTATCAGAAGTTACGCAAGGCAAAGCTTCAATTTACTGAGGCTTACAAAGCAGGGGAGCTTTTATGCTTTGTTTAG
- a CDS encoding TIGR01906 family membrane protein — MARNIRFYLGLSSLVLFILCGAITFTIWFTPLYYLSAYLEQVNQVVDLTWQQIFQDYHRIIAYLNFPWIEHLSLQHFPMSPKGIFHFYEVKRLFQILYILLLTSGLLSARFLKKLKNNQAYFYLYRPMKGLMVLPFLLIPLFLLFFDQVFVLFHQLLFNNDAWLFDPKLDPVIEILPETFFLACFILVVVLVEGAFYYFYRLGKTSLEK, encoded by the coding sequence ATGGCAAGAAATATCCGATTTTACTTAGGACTTAGCAGTCTGGTGCTTTTTATATTGTGTGGAGCGATTACCTTCACGATTTGGTTTACCCCACTCTATTATCTGAGTGCATATCTTGAACAGGTCAATCAAGTCGTTGACTTAACATGGCAACAGATTTTCCAGGACTACCATCGTATTATTGCTTATCTCAATTTTCCTTGGATTGAACATTTGTCCTTACAGCATTTCCCCATGAGTCCAAAAGGGATCTTTCATTTCTATGAAGTGAAGCGGCTATTTCAAATCCTATATATCTTATTACTAACCAGTGGTCTGTTATCCGCTCGCTTCCTAAAAAAATTAAAAAATAACCAGGCTTACTTCTATTTATATCGGCCCATGAAGGGGTTAATGGTCTTACCTTTTCTATTAATACCGCTCTTTCTCTTATTTTTTGACCAGGTTTTTGTTCTATTTCATCAGCTCTTATTCAATAATGATGCTTGGCTCTTTGATCCCAAGCTCGACCCAGTGATTGAAATCTTACCAGAGACTTTCTTTTTGGCGTGCTTTATTTTGGTGGTGGTTCTGGTTGAAGGAGCTTTTTATTATTTTTATCGCCTCGGAAAAACTAGTCTCGAAAAGTAG
- a CDS encoding HAD-IIA family hydrolase — MTKAKKIKGLLIDLDGTVYRGKSPIKGAKAFIEKLITSQTPFLFLTNNSMRSHQEVQAFLEKEHQILVDPERVYSSVDALVYALKDAYHQVDHQQAAYIIGSEILKKSVNDLGFEILTSINRQIDLVVVGLNQSVYYDQLAQAAIAVQRGADFYLTNPDIQFPDERGFVPGAGSLGRMISEVSRTRPVVCGKPEKLIMSGALAKLGLQADEVAMLGDNLTTDILAANRMDMPAILIETGVHHKEDLEHFSGQPDYIVKDYEELGKLWQEISDFT, encoded by the coding sequence ATGACAAAAGCTAAGAAGATAAAAGGCTTATTGATTGATTTGGATGGAACGGTTTATCGCGGGAAAAGTCCCATTAAGGGAGCTAAAGCATTTATTGAAAAACTCATTACTAGTCAAACGCCCTTTCTATTTTTAACTAATAATTCCATGAGGTCCCACCAAGAAGTCCAAGCTTTCCTAGAAAAGGAACATCAAATCTTGGTTGATCCAGAAAGGGTTTATAGTAGTGTGGACGCCTTAGTTTATGCCCTGAAAGATGCTTACCACCAGGTCGATCACCAACAGGCCGCTTATATTATTGGTAGTGAAATTCTTAAAAAGAGCGTCAATGACTTAGGCTTTGAGATTTTGACAAGTATTAACCGGCAGATTGACCTAGTAGTCGTAGGCTTGAATCAAAGTGTTTATTATGACCAGCTCGCTCAAGCAGCTATTGCAGTCCAAAGAGGGGCGGACTTTTACTTAACTAACCCGGATATTCAATTTCCTGATGAACGAGGATTTGTGCCCGGTGCTGGCTCATTAGGGCGCATGATCAGTGAGGTGAGTCGGACGCGTCCGGTTGTTTGTGGTAAACCGGAAAAATTGATTATGTCCGGTGCCTTAGCCAAGCTAGGTCTTCAAGCCGATGAAGTGGCCATGCTGGGTGATAACTTAACCACTGATATCTTAGCGGCAAATCGTATGGATATGCCGGCGATATTAATTGAGACCGGTGTCCATCATAAAGAAGATTTGGAACATTTTTCGGGTCAACCTGACTATATCGTTAAAGATTATGAGGAATTAGGAAAATTATGGCAAGAAATATCCGATTTTACTTAG
- the eno gene encoding phosphopyruvate hydratase, protein MSLITNIHAREILDSRGNPTVEVELYTELGAFGRGLVPSGASTGEHEAVELRDGDKDRYEGKGVLKAVENVNTVIAEAIVGMEVTDQVGIDEAMIALDGTKNKGKLGANAILGVSLAAAHAAADELDVPLYNYLGGFNAHVLPTPMMNIVNGGSHSDAPIAFQEFMIVPAGAPSFREALRWGAETFHALKGILKGRGLETSVGDEGGFAPRFEGTEDALQTIIDAIEAAGRKAGEDIFIALDCASSEFYIDGKYDYTKFEGEGAAVRSAAEQVEYIEELVNKYPIISVEDGMDENDWEGFKLLTERIGDKVQLVGDDLYVTNTDYLKRGIEEGIANSILIKVNQIGTLTETFNAIEMAKRANYTAVVSHRSGETEDATIADIAVATNAGQIKTGSLSRTDRMAKYNQLLRIEDQLGETAEYQGIHAFYNLSK, encoded by the coding sequence ATGTCATTAATTACTAACATCCATGCCCGTGAAATTTTGGACTCCCGTGGTAACCCAACCGTTGAAGTGGAATTATATACTGAATTAGGCGCATTTGGCCGTGGTTTAGTACCTTCTGGTGCTTCTACTGGTGAACATGAAGCGGTTGAACTTCGTGATGGCGACAAAGACCGTTATGAAGGTAAGGGTGTCCTAAAAGCTGTTGAAAATGTTAATACAGTGATTGCTGAAGCCATTGTTGGTATGGAAGTTACTGACCAAGTAGGTATTGATGAAGCAATGATCGCTTTAGACGGTACCAAGAACAAAGGTAAATTAGGGGCTAATGCCATCTTAGGGGTTTCTCTTGCTGCTGCTCATGCTGCTGCTGATGAATTAGACGTGCCATTGTATAACTACTTAGGTGGATTCAATGCCCATGTTTTACCTACTCCAATGATGAATATTGTTAACGGTGGTTCTCACTCTGACGCACCAATTGCTTTCCAAGAATTTATGATTGTTCCTGCAGGGGCTCCTTCATTTAGAGAAGCTTTACGTTGGGGTGCTGAAACTTTCCACGCTTTGAAAGGTATTCTTAAAGGCCGCGGTTTAGAAACTTCCGTTGGTGACGAAGGTGGTTTTGCTCCTCGCTTTGAAGGTACTGAAGACGCTTTACAAACTATCATTGATGCGATCGAAGCTGCTGGACGTAAAGCTGGTGAAGACATCTTTATCGCTTTAGACTGTGCTTCTTCTGAATTCTACATTGATGGAAAATATGACTACACTAAATTCGAAGGTGAAGGCGCTGCTGTTCGCTCTGCTGCTGAACAAGTTGAATACATCGAAGAATTAGTTAACAAATACCCAATCATCTCTGTTGAAGATGGTATGGATGAAAATGACTGGGAAGGTTTCAAATTATTAACCGAACGTATTGGTGATAAAGTACAATTAGTTGGTGATGACCTTTATGTAACCAATACCGACTACTTGAAACGTGGTATTGAAGAAGGTATTGCAAACTCAATCTTAATTAAGGTTAACCAAATTGGTACCTTAACAGAAACCTTCAACGCTATCGAAATGGCTAAACGTGCTAACTATACTGCTGTTGTTTCCCACCGCTCTGGTGAAACTGAAGATGCTACCATCGCTGATATTGCTGTAGCAACCAACGCTGGTCAAATTAAGACTGGTTCCTTATCACGTACAGACCGGATGGCTAAATATAACCAATTACTACGTATTGAAGACCAACTTGGTGAAACTGCTGAATACCAAGGAATCCATGCATTCTACAACTTAAGCAAATAA
- a CDS encoding YutD family protein: MSQTEDRQAWIEQRKSDNYIFADVIQQADDRYLINGQAFQVVKDAEAGIDKQELANRYMDILDSYDYVVGDWSFQQLRLKGFYEDKLPHTSIDQQISFLDDYLYEYCSFGCDYFVLKHLRSEEEINERNRQLKSKRNNQNSKRKKRRNSRHNNQGNNHKKASKKQTKTVGKRFSVKKKNSSRKANAVKVTDKKTFKIRKK; the protein is encoded by the coding sequence ATGTCTCAAACAGAAGACCGCCAAGCTTGGATAGAACAACGTAAGAGCGACAATTATATTTTTGCTGACGTCATCCAACAGGCTGATGATCGCTATTTAATCAATGGCCAAGCTTTTCAAGTGGTTAAGGATGCTGAAGCGGGCATCGATAAGCAGGAATTAGCTAACCGCTATATGGATATTTTGGATAGCTATGACTATGTGGTGGGCGATTGGAGTTTCCAACAATTGCGTTTGAAGGGCTTTTATGAAGATAAATTACCCCACACCAGCATTGACCAGCAAATTTCTTTTCTCGATGATTATTTATATGAATATTGTAGTTTTGGTTGCGATTATTTTGTTTTAAAGCACCTGCGTAGTGAAGAAGAAATCAATGAACGTAACCGCCAATTGAAGAGTAAAAGGAATAATCAAAATTCTAAGCGTAAGAAGAGAAGGAATAGTCGTCATAATAATCAAGGAAATAATCATAAAAAAGCTTCTAAAAAACAAACGAAGACAGTGGGTAAGCGCTTCTCTGTGAAAAAGAAAAATTCCAGTCGTAAAGCCAATGCTGTTAAAGTAACTGATAAAAAAACATTTAAAATAAGGAAAAAGTGA
- a CDS encoding sugar-binding transcriptional regulator: protein MKAVYSRILKVVPELEDLFKKRMQILQMVLRFQPIGRQILAKKLDMTERPLRRETNILKKEGLLDSTRNGMVITAKGEEALAFAREMLHEDSSLFAKEQRLEKQLGIDEVHIIESNLDEENSTLAQIGVFLSNYLANTLPEGYITVAVSGGSTILEVAKSLNRKVLTKNRHFTIVPVRGGMGDSVAIQANTISDQLAHRLNGTTNSLYVPDVLTEETRDLLVKEPSIQATLNILKRTDALLFSVGDARIMAQRRGFSSELIDKILAKGAIGEAFGCFYTKEGEIVYQMPRIGLQLDQIKDIQYPILIAGGRAKAKAIQAFAKLAPFNFVLVTDLGVSNQVLNEETH, encoded by the coding sequence ATGAAAGCCGTTTACAGTAGAATCCTTAAAGTGGTTCCTGAATTGGAAGACCTCTTTAAAAAAAGGATGCAAATTTTACAAATGGTCTTACGCTTTCAACCTATTGGTCGCCAAATTTTGGCAAAGAAGTTAGACATGACTGAGCGACCACTCCGTCGTGAAACGAATATCCTTAAAAAAGAAGGGTTATTAGATTCCACTAGAAATGGAATGGTTATCACCGCTAAGGGTGAGGAAGCTTTAGCTTTTGCTCGCGAAATGCTCCATGAAGATTCTAGTTTATTTGCTAAGGAACAACGCTTAGAAAAGCAACTAGGTATCGATGAGGTACATATTATTGAGAGTAATCTTGATGAAGAAAATAGTACCTTGGCACAAATAGGAGTATTCTTATCTAACTATTTAGCCAATACTTTGCCAGAAGGATACATTACGGTGGCTGTTTCAGGCGGCTCGACAATACTCGAGGTTGCTAAGAGCTTAAACCGTAAAGTTCTAACTAAGAATCGGCATTTTACGATTGTTCCTGTCCGTGGTGGCATGGGCGATTCGGTGGCGATTCAGGCAAATACAATTAGTGACCAACTCGCACACCGCTTAAATGGGACTACTAATTCTCTCTACGTTCCTGATGTTCTGACTGAAGAAACCAGAGACTTATTAGTGAAAGAGCCCTCCATTCAAGCAACATTAAATATTTTAAAGCGGACCGATGCTTTATTATTTAGTGTTGGCGATGCTAGAATCATGGCCCAAAGACGGGGGTTTTCATCAGAATTAATTGATAAAATCCTTGCTAAGGGAGCCATTGGTGAAGCATTCGGGTGTTTTTACACCAAGGAGGGGGAAATAGTTTATCAAATGCCCCGTATTGGTTTACAATTAGATCAAATAAAGGATATTCAATATCCCATTCTAATTGCTGGCGGTCGTGCTAAAGCAAAAGCCATTCAAGCTTTTGCAAAACTCGCACCCTTTAACTTTGTCCTAGTGACAGATTTAGGGGTAAGTAATCAGGTTTTAAATGAGGAAACTCATTAA
- a CDS encoding phosphoglycerate kinase, which translates to MAKETVKDVNVQGKKILMRVDFNVPMKDGEITDDNRMVQALPTIKYVIEQGGKLILFSHLGKVKSEEDKKDKSLAPVAKHLEELLGQKVVFVPATRGQELEEAIDQLNDGEVLLFENTRFEDVDGKKESGNDPELGKYWASLGDGIFVNDAFGTAHRAHASNVGISANVDHAVAGFLMEKELNFLGDAVNNPKRPFVAILGGAKVSDKIAVIESLLNKADKVLIGGGMAYTFLKAKGYEVGNSLLEEDRVSLAKEIMEKAGDKLYLPVDVVVADDFSNDANTQVVAADAIPEGWEGLDSGPKTNELFAKQLEDAKTVVWNGPMGVFEMEKFAIGTNAVCKAVADLDDAITIVGGGDSASAAKNSGFAEKFSHISTGGGASLQFLEGNPLPGVEALSEK; encoded by the coding sequence ATGGCAAAAGAAACTGTAAAAGATGTTAATGTCCAAGGCAAAAAGATTTTAATGCGGGTTGACTTCAATGTTCCTATGAAGGATGGAGAAATTACCGATGATAATCGGATGGTTCAAGCCCTACCAACAATTAAGTATGTGATTGAACAAGGCGGAAAATTGATCTTATTTTCTCACTTAGGCAAAGTGAAAAGTGAAGAAGATAAAAAAGACAAGTCCCTTGCTCCAGTGGCTAAACACTTAGAAGAACTCTTAGGGCAAAAAGTGGTCTTTGTTCCTGCTACTCGTGGACAAGAGTTAGAAGAAGCCATTGACCAATTAAATGATGGGGAAGTTTTACTTTTTGAAAACACCCGCTTTGAAGATGTTGATGGCAAGAAAGAATCAGGTAACGATCCTGAATTAGGTAAATATTGGGCTTCATTAGGCGACGGTATTTTTGTTAACGACGCCTTTGGGACTGCCCACCGTGCCCATGCATCGAATGTTGGTATTTCTGCCAATGTTGACCATGCCGTAGCTGGCTTCTTGATGGAAAAGGAATTAAACTTCTTAGGGGATGCAGTCAATAATCCTAAGCGACCTTTTGTTGCTATCTTAGGTGGGGCTAAAGTTTCCGATAAAATTGCCGTGATCGAATCCTTACTTAATAAGGCCGACAAAGTGCTTATTGGTGGGGGTATGGCTTATACATTCTTAAAAGCAAAGGGTTATGAAGTGGGTAACTCCTTGTTAGAAGAAGACCGCGTTTCATTAGCCAAAGAAATCATGGAAAAAGCTGGCGACAAACTTTACCTTCCAGTGGATGTTGTCGTTGCTGATGACTTCTCAAATGACGCTAATACGCAAGTAGTAGCTGCTGATGCCATTCCTGAAGGTTGGGAAGGCTTGGATTCCGGTCCTAAGACCAATGAATTATTTGCTAAACAATTAGAAGATGCCAAAACGGTTGTATGGAATGGCCCAATGGGTGTCTTTGAAATGGAAAAATTTGCTATTGGTACCAATGCCGTATGTAAAGCGGTTGCTGACCTTGACGATGCCATTACTATTGTTGGTGGTGGGGATTCTGCATCAGCTGCTAAGAATTCAGGATTTGCTGAAAAATTCTCACACATTTCTACCGGTGGGGGAGCTTCTTTACAATTCTTAGAAGGTAATCCTCTACCAGGTGTTGAAGCGTTAAGTGAAAAATAA
- the gap gene encoding type I glyceraldehyde-3-phosphate dehydrogenase, translating into MVKVGINGFGRIGRLAFRRIQDVEGLEVVAINDLTDSKMLAHLLKYDTTHGRFNGEIEVLDDAFKVNGKEVKVMSHPDPAEIPWGDLGVEVVLEATGFFASKEKAELHLKGGAKKVVITAPGGADIPTIVYNTNHEILTGDETVISGASCTTNCLAPLADALNKSFGIVEGLMSTIHAYTGDQNTLDAPHRKGDFRRARAAAENIIPNTTGAAKAVGQVLPELNGKLDGSAQRVPVKSGSITEFFTVLEKNVTVEEVNAAMKAASNESFGYNEDEIVSSDIVGMTYGSLFDATLTKVMDVDGKQLVKTAAWYDNEMSYTSQLVRTLEYFAKL; encoded by the coding sequence ATGGTAAAAGTAGGTATTAATGGTTTTGGACGTATCGGACGTTTAGCTTTCCGTCGTATCCAAGATGTTGAAGGTTTAGAAGTAGTTGCAATCAATGACTTAACTGACTCAAAAATGTTAGCTCACTTATTGAAATATGACACCACTCATGGTCGTTTCAATGGTGAAATTGAAGTTTTAGATGACGCCTTCAAAGTAAACGGTAAAGAAGTTAAAGTTATGTCTCATCCAGACCCAGCTGAAATTCCTTGGGGTGACTTAGGTGTAGAAGTTGTTCTTGAAGCTACTGGTTTCTTTGCATCAAAAGAAAAAGCTGAACTACACTTAAAAGGTGGAGCTAAGAAAGTTGTTATTACTGCACCAGGTGGAGCAGATATTCCAACTATCGTTTACAACACCAACCATGAAATCTTAACAGGGGATGAAACTGTTATTTCTGGTGCTTCATGTACCACTAACTGTTTAGCACCTTTAGCAGATGCTTTAAACAAGAGCTTTGGTATTGTTGAAGGTTTAATGTCTACTATCCATGCTTATACAGGGGACCAAAACACCTTGGATGCTCCACACCGTAAGGGAGACTTCCGTCGTGCACGTGCCGCTGCAGAAAACATTATTCCTAACACTACCGGTGCTGCAAAAGCTGTTGGACAAGTTTTACCAGAATTAAATGGTAAATTAGATGGTTCCGCACAACGTGTACCTGTTAAATCTGGTTCTATTACTGAATTCTTCACCGTTCTTGAAAAGAATGTTACCGTTGAAGAAGTTAACGCTGCTATGAAGGCTGCTTCAAATGAATCCTTCGGTTACAACGAAGACGAAATCGTTTCTTCAGATATTGTAGGTATGACTTATGGTTCCTTATTCGACGCAACCTTAACTAAAGTTATGGACGTTGACGGTAAGCAATTAGTGAAGACTGCTGCATGGTATGACAACGAAATGTCATATACTTCACAATTAGTACGTACCTTAGAATACTTCGCTAAGTTATAA
- the tpiA gene encoding triose-phosphate isomerase, whose amino-acid sequence MRQVLIAGNWKLNKTASEAKAFIEDLKAKLSGSEKAEVLVCPPALYVQSLLSESQGTNIKVGAQNCYYENSGAFTGEISPLALADLGASYVVIGHSERRELFNESDEDVAKKAKAIFDNGMTPIICCGETLDQREEGIAKEWITGQIKAALKELSQEEIAKSVIAYEPIWAIGTGKTASPEDAEEICGHIRDVVFEVAGQEASDAVRILYGGSVKPANVKDILAQENIDGALVGGASLQVDDFLALVNAAE is encoded by the coding sequence GTGAGACAAGTTTTAATTGCCGGGAACTGGAAATTAAATAAAACCGCTAGTGAAGCAAAAGCTTTTATTGAAGACCTGAAAGCTAAATTAAGTGGTAGTGAAAAAGCTGAAGTTTTGGTTTGCCCACCAGCTTTATACGTGCAAAGCTTACTCTCTGAAAGTCAAGGCACTAACATTAAAGTCGGTGCTCAAAACTGCTACTATGAAAATAGTGGGGCTTTCACTGGAGAAATTTCACCTTTAGCCTTAGCTGATCTAGGAGCAAGCTATGTGGTTATCGGCCACTCTGAACGTCGTGAATTATTTAATGAAAGCGATGAAGATGTTGCTAAGAAAGCCAAAGCAATCTTCGATAATGGCATGACCCCAATTATTTGCTGTGGTGAAACCTTAGACCAACGTGAAGAAGGCATTGCTAAAGAATGGATCACTGGACAAATCAAGGCAGCTTTAAAAGAACTTAGCCAAGAAGAAATTGCTAAAAGTGTCATTGCTTATGAACCTATCTGGGCAATTGGTACCGGTAAAACAGCCTCTCCAGAAGACGCTGAAGAAATTTGTGGTCACATTCGTGACGTTGTTTTTGAAGTTGCTGGCCAAGAAGCTAGCGATGCTGTCCGTATCCTTTACGGTGGCTCAGTGAAACCAGCTAATGTAAAAGATATTTTAGCCCAAGAAAATATTGATGGCGCCCTAGTCGGGGGAGCTAGTCTTCAAGTCGACGATTTTCTTGCTTTAGTTAATGCTGCAGAATAA
- the clpP gene encoding ATP-dependent Clp endopeptidase proteolytic subunit ClpP, producing the protein MNLVPTVIEQSPRGERAYDIYSRLLKDRIIMLSGEVNDDMANSVIAQLLFLDAQDNDKDIYIYINSPGGSVTAGMAIYDTMQFVNADVVTIVTGLAASMGSILLIGGTKGKRYALPHSEVLIHQPLGGVQGQATEIEISARHILQTKQTLKEIIAERSGQDIDKVEKDMDRDYWMTAKEAKEYGIIDEIMASNQGLKGQE; encoded by the coding sequence ATGAATTTAGTACCGACAGTGATTGAACAATCACCTCGTGGTGAACGTGCTTATGATATTTATTCGCGCTTACTGAAGGACCGTATTATCATGCTCAGTGGAGAAGTTAATGATGATATGGCAAACAGCGTTATTGCCCAATTACTTTTCTTAGATGCTCAAGATAACGATAAAGATATTTATATATACATTAACAGTCCAGGAGGATCAGTAACTGCAGGGATGGCCATTTACGACACCATGCAATTTGTTAATGCTGATGTTGTGACCATAGTCACTGGTTTAGCAGCTTCTATGGGCTCTATCTTATTGATTGGTGGTACAAAAGGAAAACGTTATGCTTTGCCTCATTCTGAAGTGCTTATTCACCAACCTCTAGGTGGCGTTCAAGGTCAGGCTACTGAAATTGAAATATCAGCTCGTCATATCTTACAAACTAAGCAAACCTTAAAAGAAATTATTGCTGAACGTTCTGGTCAAGATATCGACAAAGTGGAAAAAGATATGGACCGTGACTACTGGATGACTGCCAAAGAAGCTAAGGAATATGGCATCATTGATGAAATCATGGCTTCTAACCAAGGCCTTAAAGGTCAAGAATAG